The nucleotide sequence ACGGGGCAGTTTGTTCACCCAACGGCGGGTACCCGGGCCATTAACCGGTCCAAGACGCTAAACAGCATCGACGCCAACACCAGCCAGACCGAATACGCCGATCTGGGGGGTAGCGGCTTTCTGATGTGGCTGCGGGTGAATGCAGATAATACGGTTACCATTATCCCCAGGGGCAGCACGCCAACTACGGTGCAGACAGGTACGAATTCGTATAATCCGGCTACCCGGACCTTTACGCTGAGTTATCAGTATGCCGGTGCCGGTGGGAACCGGGTAATTACCGAAACCATTCGACGCGTTAACTAACTGGCGTTACGTTCATTAACAGAAAAGGCAGCTCAAACGAGCTGCCTTTTCTATTTAAACTTTTCCTGCGATTAGCGGGCAATATCTGCCACCAGTTCGGGCTTAGCCTTGCCCGTCAGCTCGGCCAGTAGCTCGTCGACATTGACAGTAGCAAAACTGCTGGCGTAATCCGACATGGCGTACGGGATAATCAACTCGCGGCCGTTAATAAGTCCTCCGCAGCTATAGACGACATTGGGTACGTAGCCTTCGCGCTCATTTTCATCCGGGCTCAGAATCGGCTCGGTGGTTCGGCCAATGACCTTGCTGGGATCATTCAGGTCGAGCAGAAATGCGCCAATGGCGTATTTACGCATGGGGCCGACGCCGTGGCTCAGTACCAGCCAGCCTGCTTCCGTCTCAATTGGCGAGCCGCAGTTACCGAGTTGCACGTACTCCCAATGGTAGGTTGGCTTCATGATCAGTTCTTTCGTCTGCCAGAAATACAGGTCATCCGAATACATCAGGTAGATATTCTCGCCGTCCTGTCTCGAAATCATGGCGTATTTGCCATTAATCTTCCGCGGGAACAGGGCCATTCCCTTGTTCGCAACCTCGGCTCCGTTAAGCGTGCTGACGCTAAAGTGCGAAAAATCTTTGGTAGCCAGCAGCTGCGGAAACGTAACACGACCGTTATAGGCCGTATAGGTAGCGTAGTAGGTTACTTCGTCGTTATCCTCAGTGAACTGCACGAACCGGGCATCTTCAATACCGTTGGTTTCGTTAGGCGAGGTAGGAAAAATGCAGCGTTCATCGAGGCTCTGATCGTCATCAAAATCAATCTCGTAGTTCGACCGGGCCAGCGCCAGCAGTCCGCTGGCAATGGTCTCATACTCCGCATTGTAACGATACTGCGCCGATATACGCTTTATCTGTGCTTCCAGCTCGGGCAGACTAAACTCCTCGCCCAGGCCGATCATCATTTTTTCCTGAATGCTGTTTTCGAGTCGCAGTTCATAGAGCTTACGCTCAAACTGAGTCCGGTTGAAGCGGTGGTTTGGTACAATTTCGGGCGATGTTACGTAGCGCGACGGTTTCCGCAACACGATCTTGCCTTCTTCGTCGATATAGCCCATTCGGAACGAGATAGACGATACGTGCCCCTCTCCCGTTGCCCGCAGGCTGAGAATGAATCGCTTGTAGCCCGGCGGCACGTTGGTCTGATCGGGATGCCAGATCATCGACGGGTTGAACAGAGCCGCTGATTCGAGCGAATACTCCATCGTAAAATAAGCTCCGAGCAGCAGTTTACGTTCGAGGCTCAGCGGTTCGTCGGTCAGCAGCTGGGGTCGTATCTGCTCGAACCGCTGGAGGAGAAACCGCTCCAGTTTATAATGACGACCGCCAAATTCCCGGATAACTTCGTTGAGTTTAACTTCTACCTCGGCATCCGACATAGCATTGACGCGGGCAATAATTTTCAGCGTCCGGGTGCTGCCCAGCTCAAACGGGCGGAATAAAACGCGGGTGGGATCGGGCCGTAACACAATTCCGGTGCGGGTGGCTTTTACACTCATAGGTAATACGATACGGTGTTGTTACTCTACTAAACGAAAAGGGTTAACAAATTCCGTTCCACAAGCGATTCACAGTTGCCCCTTCTTCATTTCGACATAAGGTTAAACGAAGAAGACGCCGAAAACAAGATAGCTCATCGGTAAATTGGAGCAGTTTGTTTTTGGCGTCTTCCCGGTAAATGTCTGACTACTCAGTTAGCCGTTAACGAGTGATGAAATCGCTACCTGCACCGATTTCTTTTCTGTATGCTGTTTCTGAACGTTGTATAGCTCAGCCAGGGCCAGCAAATACGAAAGCGTTGATTCGGCACCCTGGTTCTGGTTTACCCGGTCTATATGCAGGCCATCGCGGCAACCGCCTGTCTGCTGGTCATAGATCGGCAGGCCCAGGTCATTCAGGCCCAGGAACCACTTGAATACCCGGATGGCGGTACGGTGCCATTCTTCATCGCCCGTTACAACATAAGCCGCCAGCGTGGCCGCAACGGTGCTCTGGGCTTCCAGCGGCTGCTGATCAAAATAGGCCCGGGTCTGCCCTTTGGTATAGAACCCATTTGATCCGATAGGCTGGAAATGACCCCGTTCGGATGTCTGTAGGTCCACCAGCCACCGCAGCGACTGAAGGCCAATCTTCACCAGGCGCTCATCACCGGAGCGAATCAGCACATGGGCCAGCACAGCGTTGTCGTAGGTGAGCTTATCCTCAAACCACGGCCAGTCTTCCGTTGCCGTTTCGGTATACCGGAACATGAGTTTATCGAGCAGTTGCCGCTGGATGGTTTTAGCCAGACGGTCGTCGTTAAACTTCTTCTGATACTCATAGATACCCAGCAGCGCAAATGCCCAGGCCCGGGGCGAGGTCATCTCGACAATTGTGGGCAGGACTTTCTCAAGCATACTCATCGCCCAGGTTACCGTGTTGCGGTCGGTAGCCCGGCCAATGCAGACGCCCAGCGCCCAGATGGTCCGCCCGGTGCTATCGTCGGATCCGACTTCCTCAAGCCAGCGCCGATCATAACTCATAAAGTTGCGGAACCGATGGTGATCTGGCGAGTAGGCATGGTTCAGAAACGCACAGTAGTTGTCGGCAGCCTGCGCCAGCTTCCGTTCGCCCAGTCCGGTTTCCTGCAGCATGACGGCCAGAATGAGCGCCCGTGCATTGTCATCGGTGCAGTACCCTTCTTCATAGAACGGCAGGTGATAGCGGGCATGCTGCACGATTCCCGTCGAATCGGTCAGCCGGTAGAGATGATCCAGCCGCAGCGCCGGTAGTTTGAATGCTGCCCGACCGTTACCGCCCATATCGTAGGGGGTCTGGTTGTTGATGGTAGTCATCCGTTCCCGGCGAGCCTTGGCAAACGAGTCGGCATAGTGCTGAATAACCCGCTCCCAGATCATATCGCGTCCCATCATATAGCCCCGCTTGCGCATGGCGTGACGCATTGGCTCGTCGGTAAGCAGATTGATGACCTGCTCGGCAATGGCATCGGAATCGTTAAAGGGCACCAGCACGCCCCGTTCATCGGCCAGTAGTTCTTCAGCGTGCCAGTAAGGTGTTGAAACAACGGCTTTCCCCACGCCAAACGAGTAAGCCAGCGTTCCGGAAGTGATCTGGGCTTCGTTTAGATAAGGCGTAATATAGATATCGGCCGCCCCTAGGTATTCGCGCAGGTCGTCGAGTTCAACAAACTGATTATAGAACCGGACATGATCGCGAACGCCACAATCGGCGGCCAGCTTTTTCAGACTATCGCGATAGGCCTCGCCCTCGTGCCGAACCAGATGCGGATGCGTAGCACCCAGGACCATATACACTACATTCGGGCACTTCTCTCTAATACGCGGCAAGGCACGGATTACATTCTCGATGCCTTTATTGGGGGAGAGCAGACCAAACGTCAGCAACGTCTGCTTGCCTTCCATACCGAACCGGTCCTTATAAAAGTGCGGGTCCACAAACGGCATGTCCGGAATACCGTGTGGAATGATATCAATTTTCTCTTCGGGAACCTCGTAAATGTTAATCAGGAAATCGCGCCCTTTTTCAGACATGCAGATCACCCGTGAGGAAAGATCGGCAATGCTTTTCAGAACCAGCAACTGCTCTTCGCTGGGCGTTTTCAGAATCGTGTGGAACGTTGTCACAACGGGCATGGTCAGGTTCCGCAGCAGCGTCAGAATGTAGCTGCCGGCGGGACCGCCAAAGATACCGTACTCATGCTGGAGGCATACGACCTCCGTATCTTTCGAGTTCAGAAATTCGGCGGCTTTCCGATACGCTTCCTGATCGTGCTGGTAAAAATCGTACCGAACTTCATTGGGGTAATTATACCCGTCGGGCGTATCGTTGACCGATACAACCATGGCTCTCGAATCAGGAATGAACGAATCGTATGACTTGTAGAGGTCAGAGGTAAACGTAGCAATACCGCATTGGCGCGGAAGGTAATCGCCAATAAAAGCCACATTTTTCGGGTTGCGGTTCCATACCGTCGAGTCGTTCATATACGTTGTCATAGGCTTTACATGTATTTCTGAGGAACAGGGGCCGGATTGGTTTTACACATTCCGGTTGCCCGCCCTGTAATAAGCAACTAAAGCTCTATTTTGTTTGGCTAAACGAAATATTTAATAACCTTGTTAGCCAATACGTAACATTCAACGAATATTATACATATAAAATAGTATTTTTACCACAATTTGTATGGCTATATAGACTAAGCGAAGCAATGCTTTTAAATGAATAAATCTCTCCTTTAATGAGAAAGTGAGGTAAATAATGTATTAACGTTTTCTCAGCCGTTTAACAGTTTGCTGTAGTTTGTGGTTTTGCCGCCGAAGCTGATCGACTTCGTGCTTAAGCTGAATAACATACAGCATCGTTTCTTCTACTTTTTCGAGCAGTTTGGCGTCCATTTTGCCCACATCCACACCATCTTTCATTACTTCAGCGGCTGAGGGTACGCCCGGCAGGTGCCGGTTCGTTCTAATAAACTGCTCAACCTCGGCTAACGGCCGTAGTCTATACGTTGGGGCAAACACGAAGTCGCTCCAATCGCTGCTGTTCCGTACCGCTACTTTCACGCGCTCCGTCAGAATGCCATCTTCCACAAAGAGTTTGTAGCCTGTTGGAATTTTGCCAACATGGTTGCCGATGATGACTTTTCCACCGGCTGTATTCTGCAGATGCTGTCCGTTTAATTGCCATAGCGACTCCCCGGCTGCATTAGCAGCATCCGGTAGTCGGGCTCCGTTTACGTAGTTGGCCAGAACAACGTTGCCGCTGCCGTCGACCGTCAGGAACTTGCTGGCATTCATAACGCCACTATTGGCAGAAGTCAGGTTAGTGAATCGAAGCCCGGAGATACCGCCTGTACCGCTGGCTACTTCGAGCCGGGTAGCGGGGGCCGTGGTACCGATACCCACGTTAACATTATTACCCAGCACCAGTGCGTTAGAAGTCGTTACACGGGCGTTGGCGCCAATAGCCGTCGCATTCGTCAGACCAGCCGCTCCTGCATCAGCCCGGAAACCCAGATATGTGTTGGTATTACCACCGCTGTTGGTTCGGCCGCTTTCAAATCCAATCGCTACATTATTACTGCCATTAACCCCCACGCCATTGCCCGCATTGGTGCCCAGATATACATTGAAGCCGCCCGTGGTGTTCTGCCCCCCGGCATTATCGCCCACAAAGAAGTTGGCCGAACCGCTCTGGTTGGCCGAACCAGCGTTTACCCCAATCATCAGGTTTGAGGAGCCGGTGGTGTTGCTTAGCCCTGCCTGCACGCCGATGAACGTGTTGAAACCACCATCCGTATTGTTCAGGCCGGCGTTATAGCCAATCAGGGTGTTGGCGCCACTGCGTGACTTGAAGCCTGCCCGACTCCCAATGAATGTATTCTGCGCTCCGCTTACATTATCGTGACCCGCCGAGTTGCCAATGAATGTATTATGACTGCCCGTGTTGCCGCTGACACCGACATCGTTTCCCATAAAGGTGTTGTTGCTGCCCGTCGTGTTTTCGTAACCGGCCTGATACCCCACAAACGCATTGCCGGAGCCACTGGTGTTGTTGTAGCCAGCATAGGTTCCCAGAAACGTACTGGCGCTGGCGTTATTGATCAGTCCGGCCGCGTAGCCAACCAGTACCGAGCCGCCCCCATCTGTATTGAACTGCCCGGCAAAAGCACCCAGCATCGTATTCGATCCGCCCGTTGCGTTCGATACGCCTGCCGAGGCTCCCAGAAAGACATTGAATTCACCGTCGGTATTCTGCCGACCGGCCTGCGCGCCAACAAAGGTGTTGTTACTGCTGTACTGATTGGTTACGCCCGAACTAGCACCCAGAAAGACATTATTGATCCCTTCCGTGTTGTTCAGGCCCGCCTGATAACCCAGGAATGCGTTATCATTTCCCGTTAAGTTCTGATTACCAGCCTGATAGCCTACAAACGTATTCCGATTGGCATTCATGGCCGGATTACCGGCCAGAGGCCCTATTAACGTATTGAACGTTCCGGGCGTAGTGGCGTTTGCCGTACGAACCACGTAGTTTGTTTGTGCTGCTGCGGCCAGGGGCATTAGCAACAGGCAGAGATACCATTTTTTCATAGCGTAAGAAAAGGCAGACAGCCAGAAGCACCCGGCTCTCTGAGGGTAAACGGTTTGGGTCAGCTAGCTTGGTAGTTCAAATATCCCTAAAAAAAAGCAGACTGGTTGTCCAGTCTGCTTTAACGGTAACCCAATATAGCGTAACGGATATGAACAAATTGTTACATATGTATATTCAGTAGTAAATATGACCACTGAAACTATCTCCGAATGGATTTTAACGTCGGCTGATTTTAGCCTTTTTCTTCACAGCCGCCAGTTCCCGCTTGAGTTGCTTGATTTCCTGGGTATGCTGCTCCTTCATCTGGAGCATGTAAAGCGTTAGCTCTTCAATTTTTTCGAGCAGCTTGGCGTCCATCCTGCCCACGTCCACACCTTCCTTAACGACTTCGTCGGCCGAAGGAACCCCCGGCAGGTGGTGGTGCTCTTTAATGAACTTGCCTACTTCGCTGAGTGGCCGCAGGTTGTAGGTCGGAGCGAACACCTTATCCGACCAGTCGTTGGCGTTTTTAATGGCAACCTTTACTTTTTCGGTCAGAATTCCTCCTTCTACAAAGAGTTTATAGTCAGCCGGAGTTTTCCGAATGCCGCTGCCAATGATGATTGCTTCACCACCCTTGCTTTGCAAATACTGCCCATTACGTGTCCAGAGCAGATCAATCGTTTCGGCATCGGCCACCTGACGGGCACCGTTGGCGAAGTTAGCCAGAATCACATCGCCATTTGCGTTTACCGTTAAGAATTTAGTGGCATTACTGCTGGGTGTACTCGCCGAGGTCAGCGGCAGACGCAGCCCCGCCGTATTGGCTAATCCACCCACAATTTGCAGTTTATTGGCGGGAGCCGTGGTACCGATACCCACGTTGGCGTTATCGCCCAGCACCAGGCTGTTGCTGGCCGTTACGCGCGCGTTGGCTCCAAACGCACTCGCATTGGTCAGGCCCGATGCCCCGGCGTCGGCCCGGAAACCCAGATACGTGTTGGTACTACCGGCACTATTGCCCCGGCCAGCTTCAAAACCAATGGCCACGTTATTGGAGCCGTTAACGCCTGTTCCGTTGCCAGAGTTCGTACCCAGGTAGACATTATAGCCGCCTGACGTATTTTGCCCCCCGGCATTGTCGCCCACAAAAAAGTTGGCCGTGCCGGTCGTATTGCTCGAGCCCGCGTTGGTCCCCAGCATCAGGTTTGAGGAACCAGTGGTGTTATTCAGCCCGGCCTGTACGCCGATGAACGTGTTGAAACCGCCACTCGTCGTAGACGCCCCGGCCTGAAATCCGATCATGGTATTCGCCGAGGCCGTAGCCGATACGCCGGCCCGATGACCAACGAGCGTGTTCTGCGCAGCGGTCTGTGCAGCCGCGCCCGCTGAATACCCCATCAGAACGTTAGTGCCCCCTGCCTGCGGAAGGGTCAGAAAGCTACTTCCATTTGCCTGAATAGATTTACCGGCGGGCAGGTTCAGATCACCCTCTATGGTCAATGGGGTATTGGCCGGAGGAGCGATCGACTGGGCGTACAAGGCGGGGGTTAGCAGACCAGCCAGCAAAACGGAGGGCAGTAAATTTTTTTTCATAAAGCCTGACAACAACGGGATGGATGCGTCCTGAATTAAACAGTTTTTCCTAACCCATCTTATGAGCTTGGCAATCGATGGATTAGGTTCCGGACCAAAGTTAACATTTTTCGCAAATCATTAACAACGGTCATTTTTTTCAGCGCGCTTTTTTTACAAAACTTTTATTGGTCATACTATCAGTTAGGAAAGAAAATGAACCAATAAGCCCGTGGAGTGTGCCGGATTGACTCCACGGGCCTGATTCAAAATTACGTAAAGCGACCGCGTTTAATCCATTAAAAATTTTTAACCCGGTTTTCTTCCAGTTATCGCCCGATTTTCTTTCCGGAAAGCCGCCGTTTCAGGGCGCGGTTTTCGCTTGCCAGCTGTTCGACCTTTTTGTTGATCTGCACTACATACAGGGTTAACTCTTCAATTTTTTCCAGAAGTTTGGCGTCCATGCGGGCCATATCAACTCCCTCCTGAACCACCTGCTCCGCCGAAGGTACGCCTGGCAGATGCTGGTTGGCTTTAACGTACCGCTCCACTTCTGCAAGCGGCTTGAGCTGATAATCTGGGGCAAATACGTAATCGCTCCAGTCACGGCTATTCCTGACCGCCACTTTCACCTTCTCGGTCAAAATTCCTTTGCTTACAAACAGATTGTACTCGGCCGGAGTACGGCCAACACCCGTGCCGATTATCACTGCATCGCCTTCCCGACTTTGCAGGGTCCGCCCCGTACGGACCCATAAGCCTTCGGCGCTGGATGCGGTAGCTTCAGCACCAGCGCGAGCGCCACTAACGTAATTGGCCAGAATTACATTGCCGGTTGCATCGACGGTCAGGAACTTGCTACTGTTAATAGCAGAGGTGTTGGCGGAGGTCAGGTTAGTGAACTTGAGACCAGACAAACCGTTCGTGCCGCTGGCTACTTCCAGTCTGGCCGTTGGCGCTGTCGTGCCAATACCCACACTGGCGTCGGTTGCGCCCAGAACAACCGCGTTGGAAACGGTTACTTTCGCATTGGCCCCAAACGCACTGGCATTTTGCAGGCCCGAAGCTGCGGCATCGGCCCGGAAGCCGATGAAGGTATTCGTCAGCCCGCCACTGTTGGTCCGGCCGCTTTCGAAGCCAATGGCTACGTTGTTATCACCATTAACGCCCGCGCCATTCCCCGCGTTGGCGCCCAGATAGACGTTGAAGCCACCCGAAACATTCTGCCCACCGGCGTTATCACCCAGAAAGTAATTGCCCGATCCGGTGGTATTGTTCAACCCGGCATTAGTACCCATCATGTAATTACTGGAGCCGGTGGTATTGCTGGCCCCGGTCTGAACACCGATAAAGGTATTGAACTGACCCGTGGTATTTCCATAGCCCGACCGATAGCCGATGAACGTATTGGCCGTACCGACGTTGTTATAGCCGGTGTTAAAGCCCAGGAACGTATTCTGGACGCCGGTCTGGTTCAAATACCCCGCCTTACTGCCGATCATTACGTTTCCGTTGACGCTCGTATTAGCCCCCGCTGAGTCGCCAAGCATTACGTTATAACGGGCCGTCTGCAGATTGTAGCCCGCCCGAACTCCATACGCTACGTTGGCATAACCAGTGGTGCTGTTATACCCCGCCTGAAAACCACCAAAGGTGTTGTTGAAACCTGTTTTGTTGTTAAAACCGGCCTGTGCGCCTTCAAACAGATTCTCCCGGCCCAGCGTATTGTTACGCCCGGCCTGCGCGCCCACAAACGTATTGTTGATAGCCGATGAGTTCAGCACGCCCGCGTAATAGCCAATAAAGGTATTATAGGTTCCCGTGGTGTTGCTCAGGCCTGCCTGGCCGCCCACAAACGTGCTGTAGCTGCCGACCGTCATGTTTTTGCCCGCCGACCGACCCAGCAGAACGGTGTACCCCGCCGTCATGGACGAATTGCCGGCGTCAATACCAGCAATAACGTTGTTATTACCGGGCGTAGGTGAATTGGGTGAAGTGACAACGATGTTGTCCTGAGCCTGTACTTTCAAGGTGACTAGTGAACTGAACAGACCCACAAGGGCTAGAAATGAATAGGTAGAGCGTAGTTGCATACACATGAATCTGAGGTGATAGTGGTCAAAAGTACCGAACCCATTCTGCACTCGCTACGCCGGTCGACCGACATTTACTGACTGGTAGCTGAACGGCCCGGCCGGCGTAGCGAGGGGCTTCCATGCGTTTGCTGAATTCAGTTGCCTGAACGTATAATCGGCGGCAGGACAATAGGCGAATGAAAGCAAACAACCGCCCGGCCGAAGCCAGGCGGTTGTGTTGTAAGCTTCATTACGTAAGCAACTAATGACGGTTTTTCAGTTGCTGTCTGATCTGCTGGTTCTCCTTCTTAAGCTGCTGGTTTTCTTTTTCCAGTTGCTCCAGACGTTTGTTCATCTGCATCAGGTACAGCATGGTTTCCTCTACTTTTTCGAGCAGTTTGGCATCCATCTTACCCACGTCCACGCCGTCTTTCACCACTTCAGCCGCCGAGGGTACGCCCGGTAGGTGACGGTGGGTTTTTACGAACGCTTCTACTTCGGCCAGTGGCTTCAGGCGGTAGCCGTTGGCAAAGACGTAGTCGGCCCATTCGCTGGTGTTGCGGATTGCCACTTTCACCTTTTCGGTCAGGATACCATCCTGTACAAACAGCCGATAACCGACCGGCGTTTTGCTGATCTTATCGCCAATAACAACGCCGGTTCCGGTATTCTGCAAATATTGACCGTTCAGTTTCCAGAGTCCGTCAATGGCGGCTTCGCGGCTGCCGCTGGCAAAGTTGGCCAGAATCACATTACCCGTCGCGTCAACGGTCAGGAACTTGCTGACGTTCAGGCTGGCGGGCGATGCACTTGTCAGCTGGGTCAGTTTCAGGCCCGAGCTGTTGGTGGTGCTGCTCACCACTTCCAGTTTAGCCGTGGGGGCCGTGGTACCGATACCCACGTTGACATTACTGCCCAGCACCAGGGCGTTGGAAGTCGTTACCCTGGCGTTGGCACCAATGGCAGCCGCATTTTGCAGTCCCGACGCGCCCGCATCGGCCCGGAAGCCCACGAACGTATTGGTGATACCGCCGGTGTTCGTTTTTCCACTCTCAAAGCCAATGGCGACGTTGTTATCGCCGTTGACACCCACTCCGTTACCGGCGTTGGTGCCCAGATAGACGTTGAAGCCACCCGAAACATTCTGCCCACCGGCGTTGTCGCCCAGGAAGAAGTTGGCTGTACCCGTGGTGTTGCTCACCCCGGCATTGGTGCCCATGATAAAGTTCGATGAACCCGTGGTGTTGTTCAGACCCGCCTGCACGCCCATGAAGGTATTGAAGCTTCCCGTGGTTGTACGCAGACCCGCGCGGTAACCGATGAACGTATTCGCACGCCCGTTGCTGAAATAGCCCGCCGAGTCGCCCACAAAGGTCGCCTGCACGCCTGTTGTGTTTGAATAACCAGCTTTTGAGCCGATAAAGGTATTCCAGGAAGCCAGGTTCTTATAACCGGCCGAATCGCCCACGGCTACGTTATTGGTGCCGGTCTGGTTCGAGAACAGGGCTTTTGGCCCCAGAGCCACGTTGCTACCCCCGCTGGTGTTCGAAGCCCCGGCGCCGGTCCCAACGAACAGGTTTTCGCCAGTGCCTGCCGAACCACCCGTTACCGTCACCGACGTAATGGCCGTAGCCGTCTGGCTGGCTGCATCCGATACCTTTACCGTGAACGACTGAGCGCCGGTAGCGGTCAGGTTCGTTACCGTAGCGGTGTTGCCATTGGGCGTGATCGTACCCGGTCCGCTGAACGTATAGCTATACGGAGCCGTACCACCCGATACCGTTGCCGACAGCGTAGTCGAACCCGCCGACGTAACCTGCGTAGGATTGGCAGTAAGCGTAACGGCCAACGGACTCGAATCACCCGGCAGAGCCGCTAAGTTAAAGCGTGCCGATACCGGATTGTGGTCTGAAGTCGTTGCCCCATACGGTCCCTCGATGCCGGTAGCCGGTAACAGAACATTGGTCGAGTTGCCGACATAGGCAGGAGCCAGCTCATTCGAGATGGTGATATGATCAATGAAACTCGCCGATGAGTTAAACGTTACGCAGCCTGTGGCTTCAAGGGGTTTGGTGATGACCTGGTAGTTGGCCGCATCCTGATCGAAAGCGGCATAGGTTGATGGCTGCCCCGACGTAATCGACGTCAGAATCTGGTCGTTGTAGTCACCAAGCAGGATAATGTTTGCATTGGGATAGTTCTGATCCAGTTCAGCTTTCAGATCCAGAATGTCCTGTTTCCGGCGGTTATAATCGGCCGTAGCGCTGCCCGATTTGGCGTGGATACCCACGACGTGAATCTTGCGCGTAACGCCGTTGATAGTTACGTTCGCTACGAACAGGTACGGTAACCGGCCCGACGCCCAGCCGTTTGAGGACGGATATGAGTACTTATCCATCAGTAGAGGCTTGCTCTCCGCCAGCACCGGCGTTACGGTTGCGGTGTTATACAGGACGCAAACCTTCTGCGCGTATCGGGTTGGACCAAAGACAGTTCCGTCACTGTTTACGGTCTGATCGCATTCGTTCTGGAAGTAATATGAAAATCGGTTCGAGCACACGTAGCTATAACTGCCCGGCAGCGAACTAACAACCTGGGCGTAGCGAGCCTCATCACTTACTTCTTCGTCAACAATGATGTCGGCGTTCAGCTTCTCGAATACAGCCTTTACGTTCCGGGCCTGCTTGTCTTCATCAACCGGTCCCTGGTCGGCATACGGCCGGGTAGTTGGTGCGGTGGGACAGGTAATTGAACCCGCATCAGCTCCAAAGAATTCTACGTTCCAGGTGCTGATATCGAAGGTCTGATCGCGGGTCAGTTCCGAGCCACCCGTACCGCCACAAATCTGATCCGCCAGCGTAGCTCCCGGCACGTCGGACAGAATCCGGGGAAACAACTCTGTGATGTTCGTTGCCCCACTCGTAAAATGATCGCTGATACCGACGATATCTACCGGGCCCGAAGGCTTGGTCGCCCCGTTCAGTTCCGAAGCACCTTTGATGTACAGCGTACCGGTTGATGAACCCGCCGTCAGCGTGTACGACGTACTGCTGAAGGTGGGAGCCGTGCCACTGATGGTTACGCCCAGCACTTTTACGAGCAAACCTTCATTGGCGGGCAGCTGATCGAGCGTCACCACTTTCGGCTCGGGAATTCTGGGCGTTCCCGCCACGACGGTATAACTGGTTATATCCAGTTCCCGGGCGCCCTGATACGTATTGATGACACCGGCCACCTGAATGGAATCGCCCAGCTGTACCTGGCTACCTACGGCTGTGGTGCTGTTGAAAACCGAAATGCCCGCCGTTGCGTCCTGAATGTAAAACTGCTTACCGCCAAACTGGCTGCTGACCGTAACGCGTCCGGCGACCTTACCACCCGGCAGCGATGCCGTAGAAGTTCCGTTGGGTTGCGCCCGGGCCACCGCGATAGTTGCAAAAGGAGCTGCCGGATCATTTACGGCCCCGCTTACCGTTACGTTCACCGACAGCGGTCCCGCTGTCGTACTGGTTGCATTTGAAACGGTCGCGCTCACCGGCCCGGCGGTGGCACCCGTCAGACGGACCCGAATAACGGCATCAACGTTACCGCTGGCGGGCGTAATGGAGAGAGTCGGTGTGTAGATACTACCATCATTGCTGATTTCAACGCCCGCCGTGGCCGAGATGTTGACGGGCTGCGTCAGGTTTCGTCCCGTCAGCGTGTACGAGCCTGGCGCCGAGGTAGTCCCCACATTGGTCATCAGGTTGGAGATGGTTACCGGGGTGGCCGTTAAGGTCGGATTTGTCGATG is from Spirosoma taeanense and encodes:
- a CDS encoding glycosyltransferase family 4 protein, yielding MTTYMNDSTVWNRNPKNVAFIGDYLPRQCGIATFTSDLYKSYDSFIPDSRAMVVSVNDTPDGYNYPNEVRYDFYQHDQEAYRKAAEFLNSKDTEVVCLQHEYGIFGGPAGSYILTLLRNLTMPVVTTFHTILKTPSEEQLLVLKSIADLSSRVICMSEKGRDFLINIYEVPEEKIDIIPHGIPDMPFVDPHFYKDRFGMEGKQTLLTFGLLSPNKGIENVIRALPRIREKCPNVVYMVLGATHPHLVRHEGEAYRDSLKKLAADCGVRDHVRFYNQFVELDDLREYLGAADIYITPYLNEAQITSGTLAYSFGVGKAVVSTPYWHAEELLADERGVLVPFNDSDAIAEQVINLLTDEPMRHAMRKRGYMMGRDMIWERVIQHYADSFAKARRERMTTINNQTPYDMGGNGRAAFKLPALRLDHLYRLTDSTGIVQHARYHLPFYEEGYCTDDNARALILAVMLQETGLGERKLAQAADNYCAFLNHAYSPDHHRFRNFMSYDRRWLEEVGSDDSTGRTIWALGVCIGRATDRNTVTWAMSMLEKVLPTIVEMTSPRAWAFALLGIYEYQKKFNDDRLAKTIQRQLLDKLMFRYTETATEDWPWFEDKLTYDNAVLAHVLIRSGDERLVKIGLQSLRWLVDLQTSERGHFQPIGSNGFYTKGQTRAYFDQQPLEAQSTVAATLAAYVVTGDEEWHRTAIRVFKWFLGLNDLGLPIYDQQTGGCRDGLHIDRVNQNQGAESTLSYLLALAELYNVQKQHTEKKSVQVAISSLVNG
- a CDS encoding glycoside hydrolase family 130 protein, with translation MSVKATRTGIVLRPDPTRVLFRPFELGSTRTLKIIARVNAMSDAEVEVKLNEVIREFGGRHYKLERFLLQRFEQIRPQLLTDEPLSLERKLLLGAYFTMEYSLESAALFNPSMIWHPDQTNVPPGYKRFILSLRATGEGHVSSISFRMGYIDEEGKIVLRKPSRYVTSPEIVPNHRFNRTQFERKLYELRLENSIQEKMMIGLGEEFSLPELEAQIKRISAQYRYNAEYETIASGLLALARSNYEIDFDDDQSLDERCIFPTSPNETNGIEDARFVQFTEDNDEVTYYATYTAYNGRVTFPQLLATKDFSHFSVSTLNGAEVANKGMALFPRKINGKYAMISRQDGENIYLMYSDDLYFWQTKELIMKPTYHWEYVQLGNCGSPIETEAGWLVLSHGVGPMRKYAIGAFLLDLNDPSKVIGRTTEPILSPDENEREGYVPNVVYSCGGLINGRELIIPYAMSDYASSFATVNVDELLAELTGKAKPELVADIAR
- a CDS encoding TMF family protein, with product MKKWYLCLLLMPLAAAAQTNYVVRTANATTPGTFNTLIGPLAGNPAMNANRNTFVGYQAGNQNLTGNDNAFLGYQAGLNNTEGINNVFLGASSGVTNQYSSNNTFVGAQAGRQNTDGEFNVFLGASAGVSNATGGSNTMLGAFAGQFNTDGGGSVLVGYAAGLINNASASTFLGTYAGYNNTSGSGNAFVGYQAGYENTTGSNNTFMGNDVGVSGNTGSHNTFIGNSAGHDNVSGAQNTFIGSRAGFKSRSGANTLIGYNAGLNNTDGGFNTFIGVQAGLSNTTGSSNLMIGVNAGSANQSGSANFFVGDNAGGQNTTGGFNVYLGTNAGNGVGVNGSNNVAIGFESGRTNSGGNTNTYLGFRADAGAAGLTNATAIGANARVTTSNALVLGNNVNVGIGTTAPATRLEVASGTGGISGLRFTNLTSANSGVMNASKFLTVDGSGNVVLANYVNGARLPDAANAAGESLWQLNGQHLQNTAGGKVIIGNHVGKIPTGYKLFVEDGILTERVKVAVRNSSDWSDFVFAPTYRLRPLAEVEQFIRTNRHLPGVPSAAEVMKDGVDVGKMDAKLLEKVEETMLYVIQLKHEVDQLRRQNHKLQQTVKRLRKR